CACCGACTGAGAATCCTCAACCCTTTCTTACATGAGAATGGATTTATACGTGTCGGAGGACGTTTAAAAAATGCTTCGATTCCTTATGATCAAAAACATCCGGTTTTAATTCCCAAAGGTCATCATATCAGCACTCTACTCATAAGGGAGGAACATGCTTCAAATCATCACGCTGGAGCCCAATCGACACTATACGCTCTTCGCAGAAAATACTGGTTGGTAGACGGACGTCAACAAGTACGAAAGGTCATTAATAACTGTACTATCTGCATCAAGGCAAACCCTCCTAAGTCAGATTACATCATGGGTAATATTCCAAGAATCAGAGTGACAGAGGCTAAACCCTTTCGCAACGTTGAAGTTGATTATTGCGGACCTTTTTATGTTAAGGAGAAAAAACATCGCAATAGGAATCGAGTAAAGGTATGGGTCGCTGTTTTTGTGTGCTTAGTCGTCAAGGCAGTACATTTGGAGGTAGTCACTGACCTGACCACTGAAGGATTTATTGCTGCTCTGAAAAGATTCATCGCTCGACGTGGCAAACCCAACTGCATTCATTCAGATAATGGTACTAATTTCGTTGGAGCCCATAATGATATAAAAGAGTTATATTCATTTCTACAGACAACAGATCACAACGACAAAATTCATGCCCATCTTACTGATAAGGGAATCACCTGGCGTTTCACTCCTCCCCTTTCTCCTCACTTTGGAGGACTTTGGGAGGCTGGTGTAAAATCCTTCAAGCATCATTTGAAGAGAATTTGTGATGATTTAGTGACCCTTGAGCAATTTAATACGTTAGTGATCGAGATCGAGGCAATATTGAACTCCCGTCCCCTTACTCCTATTTCCACCGATCCTAATGATTTAATAGCCTTAACCCCCGGCAATTTCCTTACTGGCGATTCTCTAATGAGTTTACCAGAACCTGATGTCAAGGATGTACCACCCAACCGCTTATCTACATGGGAATTCATCCAGAAGAAACAGCAGGAGTTCTGGCAACGGTGGCACAAGGAATATATTAATGAGCAAAATATCAGACACAAATGGGACCAAGGGAGTCACAACATCAAGGAAGGCTCACTAGTGATCATCCGTGAAGACAATTTACCCCCCCCGACAATGGTGTCTGGGTCGAGTTATTAAGGTGTATCCAGGCACTGATGGAATCATTCGAGTCGTAAGAGTGAAAACCGAAAAGGGTGAATATGATAGAAATATCAAAAAACTTTCACCACTTCTTTGCGATCATCTTGAAGGGCCATCAAAGGACTGAGATTATGTGaaggttctttttttttttacagactCTAAGTGATTAATTCTGTGTGTTAAAGATAGACATTTAGGTGAACTTCATATTTGTTTTGTATTGTCACGTGATGCATATTTtactattaataattataaccTAGTTTAATTTCTTGGTCAATGTTTCGATCAATTATGAATTTCTCGAAAAGGGGAGCATGTTCGGTCGTGAACattatatatataaaattcAGACGACCTTTTATAGTTCTCAGGTTTTCCTTAATGTGTTGGGGATTACTAAAATCccttaaatttcattttgcaCTTAGCAGTTACTAACGGTcataatttgttttattttttgggtTTCAGGTAGAAATTACCTTATGCCAAAACTCTTCCCTTTCTGAATTTTTACCTTTATTATTCCCTCAATAAAAGACTCAAAATGCTTTTAGTTCCGTCaacaaatcaataaaattttctctcccctCTCTGTTCGAAAAGACCATTCTCTCCCCTTACTCTCTTATACTCTAGGGTGATAGTTTTTAAGATAGATTGAGAGTTAGTTACTCGTTAAGACTCCGTCGAGACAAGACCTTTAGACTTGTTCTctcttttttgttttatatactaatatccgttttttttttgtgatataTGCAGTTTCCTTTAAATTGTAAACTCATCACCATtgtatgaataaattaaaatcagaaaaataaaatcgcgtTTCGGTTATTTCAAGTtgtcaaaattttaataaaaaaaaacacttcctGCTTTCGGCTCACTATCCGTTTGCAGCAGTTTGGGAGACACCTTGCCGTATCATTGATATACCTGAGACGTACAATCTCAGAGAAGGGTCCAATGATTATCCAATCGTGTGACTAGAATCATTCAGACCATCGCGGCAAGTACCCCgaacaaaatatattaaataataCCGGGCTCAGTGGGCATCCTTGCCTTACCCCCTTCCTGTTATAACCTTGTTCCGTGTCTCTTCGTATATCTTTTTTGTCATTCTCAGGAATTTCCCTTTTATTCCCATTTTCGCCATATTCTCCCACAATTTCGTCCTATCCACTTTATCGAATGCCGCCTTGAAATCTACGAATGCCACATATAGtttccccttttttctcttcagCCTGCTTCCTCTTATTTCATCTAGCACGAATACCTGTTCCATTGTGCTTCTGTTTGCTCTAAATCCTGCCTGTGCCTCTGACAGCTTCCCCATCTCCTCTAACCACCTTCCTAATCTTTGTGCCATTATCTCCGccattattttgtatccaatgTCTGGCAGTGATACTCCCCGATAGTTCGCCGCATCGTCTTCCTCTCCTGTTTTGTGGATTGGGAAAATTGTCGCTGCTCTCCATCTGTCTATCATTTGCTCCCTTGTCCACAGTTCCTTGATTGTCCATATTGTTTCTTTTTTCCCGTCCTCCGACAGGTTCTTCGAGAACTCCGGCGTTATTCCGTCCTCCCCTGCCGCTTTCCCCCTCTTCGGCCTGTTAATTTCCTTTCTTATTTCCTCCTCCGATATTTCTTTATCcaactcctcctcctcctctcccGCATTTTCTTCCTCTGCCCGTTCTGCTCCTGCACActcttctttctttttttctctgtcCCCTTCCTCCCCGGATTGCTTTTACTCCCCCCTCGCCTGTTctccttcctcttcttctgTCCCCTGTTCTGCTTCCAGTAGTTCCTTCAAATGTCTCAACTATTCCTCCTCCGTTATGTTGTTTGTTGTCTTTTTTGTCGATTGTCTAAACCAATTCATCGCCTTCCACCAATCCGCCATCGTCTTACTTTCCATCCCTTACCTCCCTTCGCTCCCCCTCTATCCACTCCCTAGACAGCCTTCCTCTTACTTCCTTTAGTTTCTTTTTTGCCTGGTTATATTCCCACTTGTTCTTCCAGTTTCTTTCCTTTCTGTATCTTCTTAATTTCTTAAACATTGTTCTTCTCTCCTCCGTGTACTCCCCATTATCCCACGGcgctctctctctgcctgctcCTCCCGTTGTCCTTCCCGTTTTTATTGCTGCTCCTATCGTGCTTTCGACTAGACTCTCCCATCTGCCTCTCACCTCTTCCTCCGCCCACCCCTCTTCTTCCTTCCATTCTTCTTGCCATTTCTTTATGAACTCCTCCCTTCTTGCCTCTTTCCATTTGAGTCTTTTTTCTACCTTCcttctctctccccctccttTGCTCCTTTGCCCCCATTCcactttgaaatttattggTAAGTGATCCGAGCCCTCCTGTTCCCCTATCACTATTTCCCTGAACCATTCAGGGCTCTCCCCTCCTTCCAGTTTTACCATTACGTAGTCTAGCATACGTCCCAGCCCCGCTCCTTCCCCTATGAACGTGATTGCCCCCTCCTCGTCTCCTTTGCCTCTCCCATTCTGTATTAATAATGCCTGTTCCTCACACCAGCTTATTAACCTTTTCCCCTCATTCCTTGTCGTCTTGTCCTGCGATCTTCTTTCTTTGAACTCGCCTATTTGTTCCATTCCTCCTTCTGCCACTCCCTGCATTTCTCCAATCCTTGCGTTAAAATCTCCCATTATAATTATCCTTTCCTGTTCCTCTTCCCTTTCCTCTAATACTTCCCCCAGCCTCCTCAGCACtttgtttacatttttcctattattattatatatgcTTATTATCGCATATCGCCTATCCGTCTTTCTTTCCCTTATTTTCAGCCTTAGCCCATATTCCCACTCTTTTACTTTCCATTCTGCCTCTAGTGATTTCCTCACCCCCATCAGGTGTCCTCCGCTTGCCTTTCCTCGTGCTTTCTCCCTTACCGCTCCTTTCCCGAACCACTAAAAATCTCTATTCAACCTCTCTATTATTTTCTCCATTCCCTTCTCCACTTGATGCGTCTTCTGAAATGCAACTACGTCCATTTCTCTCCACCATTCCTCGTTCTTCCCTATATTCCCCATATTTTCTACGTTCCAGTGTGTAATTTTGAGTACTTCGGGAATCTCCCTCCTGTCCCTAgcccattttttaaaagggttttccctccctctctcttcctctttcctctctctgccttagttccccctctctctcatcTCATTCTAGCCACGAGCCGTCCACACATATACTATTATATGCCGTCCAGGCCGGCCAGTTTCTCTCCCTCCATTTCCCCGCCTGCTCCTCCAGCCATCCTTTCACCTTCCGCCGCCTTTCCGTCAGATCATCTGTAATATATACCTCCCACCCCTTTTCTGTCAGTCctcttctctctctcattATTGCCTTTTTGTCCTCCAACTCGTCCAATCTCACCAGCCACCCCTCCTCTTCCATCCTGCTCATTTTCTCTATTCTGGCTTCCACCCCCACTTCCttcctgaaaaatttttccagcTCCTCCTTTTTTCTCCTTGTTACTAATGTTAATCCCTTtatctttatattttttcttcttcctctCCTTTCTTCTAATTCTTCCTTTCATTCCGCTTCTGTCAGTGCTGCCGGCGCTGTCCCTATTTTCCTTCCTGTATATCTGCTCTCgttctcctccccctcccccctcctttCTTTCGTAGTCATTTCTCCCCCTCTTTTCTTTCTTCATCCTTTCCTTCCTGGTGCGCTCCCTCTCTCCTCCTTATCTTCCCTCCCGTCCCCCTTTCCGCCTCTTCTCCCCTCTTCCTCCTTCTCCCTCCTCTCTCCCTGAGGCCATCCTCCTTTCTCCTCTTTCTGCTGTTCCTCCTTATCCTTCGTCCCCtgcccctcctccctccctctgTTACCACTGTTCGTTGTCCCCCCTCGCCCCCCTTTTTCCCTCGCGGCTTCTTCCctttcgtccctttctgtcaTTTCTTCCTTTCGTCTTTCTCTTCTCCTTCTTTCCTCCTCTttcctctccttctctcttTCCTCCCTTTCACGCTCTCTTTTCCTCCGGTATTCTACCTCTTCTCGTAACTTCTCTCTCTGCTCCTCCCTCTTTTCCAGTATGTATTCCATTGCTtctaacttttttttcatttctctattTTCTCTCCTCTCCCTTTCCCCGATTTCacatttgcattttttctctccactttCCCTCATTTCCCTTATTATTGCCTCCACGTCCCTCATTCTTTCCTCCTTCTTTTCCTCCAGTCCTTCTGTTTTCTCCGCTTCTCTCCCCTTTGTTGTTTCATTTTCCCTCCCTGGTTCGTCATCCCGTATCTTCCTCTTGTTAttttctctttctgtcacttttATTCCTTTCGTCTCCTCTTTTTCCCTCCCTGTTCCCTCATCTTTACTTATCCCCTCCTCTTTGACCCCTTCTGTCACTTCCCACCCTTTCTGTATGCTTCGATTCCCTTCTTATCTCTGCTCTATCTTCTTACCTTCTGCTTGTGTCGTTTCTTCCTTATCTTCTGTTCCTTCTCTCCTTTGCTCCGCTTTCTTCGTTACCGATGCACTTTTCTTTACCGACTCCTCCGGCTCACCTCTTCCCTTTCCTTGTGGCGTTCTCTCCAGTCGATTGTTCGTCCTGAACCCCTCTTCCACCCCCCTCCCGATCGTCCTTTATTTCCCTCTGTTCATTTCCCTTTTGTTCACTTTCACTTTTTTCCACCTTGTTTGCCTCCTCCGTTTCCGTGCCcatccaatatttttccagcCCTTCGTCACTCTTCCCCACTTGCTTTTCCcttgtttttttctctcctttccTTGGCCTTCCCCTCCTTTTCATCCTGTCTCCTGTTCTCtcttccatctctctctccatccTTTCCTTCCcggtccctgcctctctctctctgttccTTCTCGACGACTTCCCCTTCCCCCACTTTCGTCCCTGTCCCAACGGTTTTTTCAGCCCTCCCCCTTCCCGGTCCCTCAcgctttttcttctttttgccCCCCTCTCACTTACTTCACCGCGTTTTTTTATCTTCTCACCTGTCGTCCCCACTCTCACTTCCTTTTCCACCCActtttcaccttttttttctcttttttttcgtacTAGTTTGCTTTTTTCTTCCGCACTACTCGTTCACACGTCTGATCGCTCGCGCACCTCCTAGCGGTCTCAACTGAGTTTTTATGTTTCATCTTAATCACTATTTTACTTAAGGCAGACCATCCTCGCGCTATCTCACTGGGAATACAAAAAACGGCCCAACATTCGTTGCAAGGGATTTAGGAAAACCCAGAAAACCTATCCAGACCGTCCATCTCTTATCACACTATTAAACAAACAGTTATAATGCTGCAACGTCGTTATCCTAGACCCATTCCTGTTCTGAACTCCAGGAATTTCACAGCTGACAATGGTTTCGTCAGTACATCTGCCAGTTGATGACCTGTAgcaatgaatttcaattttattacatttttctctacTTGTTCCCTAGAAACATGATATTTAATATCAATGTGTTTAGATCGTTTATAATTAGTGGGATTGTTTGCAATACAGATACAAACAGTATTGTCTTTATAAGTTATAATAGGCTCCGATACAAGTATATTAATACTATTTGCTTACAATTTTAGCCACAAGGCTTCCATTACAGCTCGGCCTCTGTAGATGAACCAGCCACCGAGGCTTGATGCTTGGTGTTCCGGCAGATCGTGCATCgttcaaataatttaaacaaataacCTGTCGTACTTGTCCTATCAGTGCCATTGCTACCACCCCAATCTGAATCAACATATCCATTCAAAAGGTCAACGTAATCATTTTTaacataattcaatttaagaggttactctcatgtgatcacttcgaaaaatcgatttttttttaatattttgacagtaaaacctattgaacacatgctgtgaaaaattcagaccgaaattcatagtatttgataagttacagctcatagtcgccgacgtgtcgtaagcgattgtctatcAGGCTTTAacctttaaacgcgtttttctcgaatcatcattttctgaaacggtcatggtcctacaagaaaaagtattcaaccgattgctttaaaatttacatatgtttttCTACTcctttatagttatcgtccctaccagaaatttttattttcgaaaatattttcatattttttttaaacgatttttagcGAAAAAGAATAagattttcgtaattttttttttccagttcgatatattttttttttcaatgaaattgattatatttggaagggacgatagccgcagatctactgaataataatccattcgatttttttaatctcagacaacatgaacagccgctatcaccttgaccagtgaactacctttttttgttggggactgctttgactttaaaaaaatatatgttacaaatgtaaaatacgaaaaaaaaaatttttttcgtacatttcaaaatacaaataaagtATCCACCAGTAAAAGATCCGTGATCATCGCTTAGCTTTCTACTTCGTTTTATGTTTCTACACTGATCTCCCTGTCGCAGGAACCAACTGTGGTTCGAGAGCAGAACGCACCATTTCCTGAACCCTGTCATTTGGAGCAGATGATACGTCAATGGGCTGTGAATAATATTGGATCCATAAAGTTGAAAGCTGTAACTCAAATGTTACAAATATGGAGGAGTGTGGGCTTTACCGATCTACCACAGACTGCTCACAAGTTGCTGGGCTTCaaacataaattaaaaacgaaaaatctacTCACtcacaaaaatgaaattggTGATTATGTTTACCTTGGCATTGAGAATGGCCTGCAGAAACAAATTGTTCCAGATATATACTGTAACGTCTTATTTTGATTCGACCGTTAGACGGTGAAATTATGTCGTCCAGGGCGAGACGAGAGTTATCCGTTTATGTTCTTTTGTTTTGATTATTTTGgactgtttgttttttttattatttcgtcGAGCCCTCCCGTCTCCGTCCACCGTTGGAGAGGAGTTGGTGGCTATGGAGACCTGTTGGAGGATGTAGACCGGGCTGAAGGCGCGAGCAGCTGGAAACGCAGTTTTGAATTGTCGAGTAGTTGCCGCGCTCCTGTTCTGGGGCAGCCGTTGGGAGGATGTGGCTAGCTGACGGGTGGAAAGTTCTGGACTCTACCGTGGTAGTGGGGGGGTCTCAGAGCGGAAGATGAGTCAAGTGACGATCTTTGGAAATTCTGGACGTGGGCTAGGGGTCCAGTAATTATGGGGAAGAcctcgaaaaattgttcaGGATGCTTGGGATTCGACAGCAGGCTGGAGCAACGAGATTTGCATGTCCATTGCGTTTTATTGAGAACGGATTTGGATTCTCAGTCGGTCAGGGTTCAGAGGTCCGAGTTGAGTGACCCAATTAGAGTATCGGTTGCTTACCGATGCAGAGAACCGACCAATGGGGAGCCGGCTAGTATCGATAAGGAATCGTCACCTGCGGGAAAGCACGGTGACGGGTCACTTCCAGTTTGGACGACAGCGAGTGTGGCAGGAAAATTGTGTGTCTCTGTCACCGCGTGTTAATTGTGGAAGCTGAGAGGCCACGCGGAGAGTTGGACGGCTAATCCTCCCCCGGTCATCCTGGAGCTTTGGATTTGAAGTGGAGGAGACGGTGAGCGTGGAACTTACTCGTATTCAATGGTGATTTTTGTTCAaccatttttggatttttactttttaattttagACGCTTTGCGTCAGGCGTTGTAAGGCCATTAGTGAGGGAGTTCAATTTGCTGTCGGCTTCTCCCTGGCTCGGTGGAGAGTTTAAAATTTAGCCCCAACCGTGGCATTCGTTGTTATTTTGTagtttaattcaattattttgtaaaatttattaatgaaaatcaGTGACCCTAGTGCAACTACGGAACTCTCGTTTCGGATAGTATTTAACTCGCATTTCTCTCATGTCGGACATTTCAAATTTGTTCagtaaattataatatttttaagtcGGGGAATGGCTCATGATAAATTACCGCGGAAAGTGAAATTGTAGCGTGTAACGACGCTCGAGTGAATTTGTGGTTTCGTTGCTTAATTACCGTTGAAGGTCACGGCTTTGTATTGGTCGCTCGAGACAATTTCACTTATCGCCGGATAATCCCCAAATTCCTTGCTCGGTCACGAATATTATTGTGTATCAGTGAACTCAAGTTTCTCGGTTTCTTATTGTAATATATTTCGGTGTCCTATTGTAATGTCTTTGactaatattttaatttgcgTGACTGatatctattttattttggaCGTCGCTGAGACGAGTGCGACTGATAGAttttatattgttttgactgatcAATTTTAAGCGGTAAACTGATTAATTGTAAATGTGTATCAaggtcattaatttatttgtgatAGTTTCTTTTAATACCGAGAATGTTGGCTACTGGATAATGAGAGAGAGGATTTAAGAATTTGATTAAATAAGTGATTCCTTGTTAATGTGGCGTTGTTATTTCGGATCCGAGTCCAGCCCGTCCAGACAATTTTCCGGAACAGTATTTTGGACCCAGCCGCCTCCGCGGTGGGAATGCTGAGCTATCGGGAGCTGTTCCGAAGTTTTGGAATCTAATTGAGTTTTGGCTTTCGATCTGTGGTGACAGTGTCGCCAGGACACCCCATCAACtcgatgggaaattccccaaccgAGTCTAGCCCCGGACCTGACCCTCGGAGGCTAATTACCCACTCGACCATCATCAGTTTGGGGAACACCCCAAACCCTGGTCATTTACAAGCAATAAACCATTATTTAGAGACTGGGGAACTCCCCAGAACCGGCGCATTCCGAACCCTAGATCAGAGATCCCAAGGCGTTCCCTTTCCTACACTTTTCCTTTATAAGCCCACACTCTTCCCGATTTCTACACAGTCATTCCTCTACCTTCGTCGGAGACACTACTCCCCGGTCTACCTCAAACATACCATTCGTTGTATCTTCgaagaggaaataaaatattcgaccACCGCACTGGCGTGAATCTTATTCAATCACCTGCTCAACCCCACAGATCGTTTTTGTGCGTTTTGAACTAGAAAAGATACTGGCGCTCAACTTTGTGGATTGCGGTTGGTCGCCGAAGGCTCCGTATTATTGCATCTTCCCGCAAGGGGTGTAACATACGTCACAATACACAGAAGAAACAATTAGTGTTGTGGTACACGTAGATGGAATGAGAGTTTATCATCAGTCAAAGGGTCAAATGTGGCCAATTTCAGCCAAAATTGCACACCCTCAGTATCTGACAACTCCATTTGTGGTAGCACTCTTTTATGGAAAATCCAAGCCCAAACATGTGCCGCGGTACTTGAATGATTTTGTGTGGAAGAATTGAGAAAACTGATTACTGagggaataaatattgatggtaaaaaatataacttCAAAATAGCAGCTATGATCGCTGACAGTGCAGCTAGAGCATTTTTAAAATGTATCAAAGGTGCGACTGCTTTCGATGGGTGTGAACGATGTACGACTGAAGGTCAAACTCGGAATAAAAAGAGAATTCATCCAAAAACTAAATGTTCCTTACGCACAAAAGACACCTTTAATACCCAAGTTCAATCTGAACATCACTTGATGGATCCAATAACCAAAGAATCACTCGTATCACCTCTAATAAGCATTCCTGGGTTCGATGCAGTCAGGCAGGTCCCCATAGATATCATGCATTGTTTGTTCTTAAATGCGATGAAAATCCGGGGTGAAAAGTGGGTGAATAGGGAGAAAAATCCATACAGATTAACGACAGCTCAAGTACGTGTTTTTTAGGAATTGATGGATTCCGTGACGCCGTTCATACCTACAGAGTTTCAACGAAAGAATTTCGATGcagaagatatttctcattgGAAGGCTACTCAATATGCATTTCTATTACTGTATGTAGGTGGGGTGATACTCAAATATGTCCTTGATGAAGAAAGGTATCAGCACTTTTTGTTACTTTACGTGTCATGTCGTATCCTCTGCAACAATGTATGGGTCGTGAACCATCTAAAATTAAccagaaaattattgataaatttttttgaaatcctGCCACTTTATTATGGGGATGATTCCCAGACGATgacatttcataatttattacaCGTACCTGATGATGCTGAGTATTTTCGAACTTCTTTGTATGAATACTCAGCATTTTGGGGAGAAGATTACATtggaaaactgaaaaattatgtcaGTAGCAGAGCCTAACCTTTACCCCAAATTATCAATCGACTAAATGCTCTTGAATCTGGTGAAAATATCAAGATAAAGAAACGTGAACTGATTCGAGAtgtgaagaggaagaaaataaCTGAAAAGATCCTAAAAAATGGAGAACAGTTCGTTTCACTGGAGTCTGTCacttttcataattttgttttacGTACTAATGAACCAAATAATATAGTACAATTGATTGATCGACATTTATTCAGCATCACGAGTTTatggataaaagaaaaatattttagtcGTGTAGAAAATCGgaagaatattttcatcgAGGGGTCCAGAGAAGAAGGAATGAGGGATGTATTGGGTGTCCTTCACAACAAATTGGAGTTTTTCAACTTAAGAAGTGGTCTAATATCAGTGGATTCTTATCACTCAATCAGGTCAAATATAAGTGCATGGCGTTGACAATTCAGAAGAAAGAGTACATCATTTCCCTGCTTCATACGGATCCTGACTAAATCATGGAGAGTATGAAGTAGATGGAAATTCCGAGAAATTTCCTTGGCTTATTTTTTCGCGTAGAGACTATTCATTGTACTTGCATTCTAAATATAAGTTAAAAATGTCGGTTCGCATGCACGATTTATTGTAGTTGCGATGCCAACGACTCTTAAGGACACGCAAGTAAGCGGCCGGACCCGGGGAGTGTATACGTTGGTGTGGAGTGGGGGTAGCACATGTATTCAGTGGTGTTGAGGACTTCAAGGTGAACGTTCGTTTGTTCTGCGTTCATCCTCTACATCGCCGGCATAAAACATTTGTCTGTTCAATCACttgtaaattaataaaactaaaaattggaaaaacaaaCAAGACTGACTCATTGTGTTGTGAAAAGACTCGTGTGGAGTCATTCGGGAACCCCATTAAATTGTTTAGTCCgccattttcacaatttttagcGTTTCCACACAAACGTGCACGTGTACAATACATCCATTGCCACATTATTCACAGAGTTTTAGGTAAGTTATGTTGTTATAcacgaaattattttattgttacgaataattttattgtttattatcattattttattgttatgaATATAGAAAAATAGGCATTTAGTTAACCTCAAAATCAAAGTAATCAACGGCCTATTAGTTGAAATAATTCTGCCCCTTATTGTAGATAATGAGTGCTAAGGAGAGCCACGTCTAGAGCCCAGATAAGCCAGGGTTCGTCATCGACAGGATCAAAAGGATGCCCTGGACATTGCAGCTGCAGCAGATTCTCTACTTTATGGCCCAGGAATCGACGTTTCAatgtaagttgaaaaaaagattttttttcccatttttattgtctccaaaactttaaacgcgtttttctcaaaactatattttcaaagtcggttgtcaagatttctcgcgaactactcaaccgatcttaatgaaattttacacaaGTCTTCGAGATATCATTTACAAGGTCTTGAACGaaggattgttttttttaattacaactatttaaaaataaaaaaatttcgggaaattttcatgaaaatttacatttttttataaaaatgtctgccaaaaatcgaattttctttttctttttccttcgTCCAATACCTAGTTTGTTGTCTTTACTAAAActcgaattttttcctttcatttcagaTAATCCTGAAAGAAGTTCTGCTGACAACGCGGAGGCACCTTTTTTCCGAGGGACTGCCGGAAATGGCATCGTAATGGCCGccatcttgatatttttttttgaaaatttcacaaaatgtttattaaatatgtatcttttaaataataaaaagtttcatctaaatatttcattttttatatgcaaaaaaaattattgaaaaaaggccGTTTTTTGCCCGAGGAAACCCATGTAACCCCTTAAGGAATTTGTTCGCCTTTTACCGACCCAAGTATGAGTTTTGTGGGCCCATTAAAATTATCGCGAAGAAGGGCCAAATTACGAGTCATCCGGTAGTTTTGTATGGGATTCACCCTCCGTTAATTCTACGGGCATTTGAATAAGCCCGGTTGAAATACCGGCGCTCCAAAAAGCGGATTTGAGGGGGATTAATTGTCTACgtgttagttttttttttttttttttggtggaaggTCGCTCGAAGCAGGTACAGCCCCTGCCTTCGACGAATAC
This genomic stretch from Diachasmimorpha longicaudata isolate KC_UGA_2023 chromosome 6, iyDiaLong2, whole genome shotgun sequence harbors:
- the LOC135163939 gene encoding uncharacterized protein LOC135163939; this translates as MGNIGKNEEWWREMDVVAFQKTHQVEKGMEKIIERKNVNKVLRRLGEVLEEREEEQERIIIMGDFNARIGEMQGVAEGGMEQIGEFKERRSQDKTTRNEGKRLISWCEEQALLIQNGRGKGDEEGAITFIGEGAGLGRMLDYVMVKLEGGESPEWFREIVIGEQEGSDHLPINFKVEWGQRSKGGGERRKVEKRLKWKEARREEFIKKWQEEWKEEEGWAEEEVRGRWESLVESTIGAAIKTGRTTGGAGRERAPWDNGEYTEERRTMFKKLRRYRKERNWKNKWEYNQAKKKLKEVRGRLSREWIEGERREVRDGKNYWKQNRGQKKRKENRRGGRAERAEEENAGEEEEELDKEISEEEIRKEINRPKRGKAAGEDGITPEFSKNLSEDGKKETIWTIKELWTREQMIDRWRAATIFPIHKTGEEDDAANYRGVSLPDIGYKIMAEIMAQRLGRWLEEMGKLSEAQAGFRANRSTMEQVFVLDEIRGSRLKRKKGKLYVAFVDFKAAFDKVDRTKLWENMAKMGIKGKFLRMTKKIYEETRNKSHDWIIIGPFSEIVRLRYINDTARCLPNCCKRIKGKSFGISNPQHIKENLRTIKGRLNFIYIMFTTEHAPLFEKFIIDRNIDQEIKLEPSHNLSPLMALQDDRKEVCLDTP
- the LOC135163940 gene encoding uncharacterized protein LOC135163940; protein product: MEREMEERTGDRMKRRGRPRKGEKKTREKQVGKSDEGLEKYWMGTETEEANKVEKSESEQKGNEQREIKDDREGGGRGVQDEQSTGENATRKGKRKRSKGEKEQKIRKKRHKQKKGWEVTEGVKEEGISKDEGTGREKEETKGIKVTERENNKRKIRDDEPGRENETTKGREAEKTEGLEEKKEERMRDVEAIIREMRESGEKKCKCEIGERERRENREMKKKLEAMEYILEKREEQREKLREEVEYRRKREREREEREKERKEEERRRRERRKEEMTERDEREEAAREKGGRGGTTNSGNRGREEGQGTKDKEEQQKEEKGGWPQGERREKEEEGRRGGKGDGREDKEERGSAPGRKG